ATACCTCCTATTATACTTTCCACCTCCGATTTATTTAGAAGTATTAGAGCCAAATCCTTATCTGAATCTTTAAATAGGAGATTTTCGTTTATGTGACTTACGTTGATTGATAAGTATTTTTTTTCTATAGGATTGTACATGTCTATGAGTAGGGAGGAGAGTGTTTCTTGAAAAGAATCTCCATCATTGTGCAAACAGTGTGAGGCTGTTATTATATAAACGTTATCCCTAAAATCATCCGAATAGTAAATTAGTCCAGTTCCGATTACTGCCTTTGATGATTTCTCTCGAAGTCTAACAGTAAGTCGAGAAATTAGAATGTCTTGTTCTAAGTTTATCATTGAGTGAGTCATTCAAAAATATTCATTGACGAATAGTACAATAGTCCGTAGCGTTTTTCTAATAAATTAATAATCAAATCTCTATGCCTCTCTGCGTTTAATAAAAACTACCCGAACTATTGATAGTATATTCGAGGCTATTATACCATTGTTGATTTTATATGCACCATAACGTTTAGCACTGCCTTCTTTTTTCTTTAATCAACCAAATGGTTCGACCCCGAATAATGCCCAATGAGTATCCTTTCGGCATATTTCGGTTGAGCCACTTTGAACTCGTCAAAACGCTTCATGAAAATTCAGAGAGGTTTTTATAGAACTCGTTGAAGTTTCAGGCTGGCCTGAACAACCAAGAATGAAAGTTAAAATGAGGACTAAGTATTTCATGTAAATAATTTAAAAGTTATGCCTACTTCAATATTTAGTTAACTTTTTGGCATATTACCAACATATAGAATTACTATGATAAGATACTTTAAAATGCCGTTTTGTATTTTTTATTGGTGGTGTGTAACATCTTCAAGAACAAAATCAGTTACGTATATACCTTCTATATCCAAAAGTAAAAAATCTCTCTTATACCACCAAAATAAAATTTGATGATTTCTTAGAGGCTGTCTTGATTTTAGAGAAATGAACTAAAAAGGCATCAGTTAGTTATATATACTAATACATAGTTGATAAACTTAAAAACAATAAATATGTATAGTAGCAGTCTAACCGATGCCGAATGGGAAGTTATTGAAAAACTTTTAGATAACCAAAGAAAACGTAAATGGGACTTACGTACTCAAATACTTGATGGGATATTTTATGTATTGAAATCAGGTTGTCAATGGCGTATGTTACCTAAAGAATTTGCACCTTGGAAAACTGTTTATGACTATTTTTACCGTTGGAAAAAACAAAAAATATGGGCAAAACTACATGAAGCCTTACGCCGATTAGTACGCCAAAAAGAAGGCAAATTCATCAGTCCAAGCTTAGGCATAGTGGATAGCCAAAGCGTAGCTACTGGTACGTTTATCGAAGAAACGAAAGGTTTTGATGGCAATAAGAAGATAAAAGGACGCAAGCGACACGTT
This window of the Chitinophagales bacterium genome carries:
- a CDS encoding IS5 family transposase; protein product: MYSSSLTDAEWEVIEKLLDNQRKRKWDLRTQILDGIFYVLKSGCQWRMLPKEFAPWKTVYDYFYRWKKQKIWAKLHEALRRLVRQKEGKFISPSLGIVDSQSVATGTFIEETKGFDGNKKIKGRKRHVMVDTLGLIIAIAITAANVSDKEGFILLAKGVKSKFWRLVKILADGTYRGDWAKRFKHWVIEIVLRSRQQKGFSVQPKRWIVERTFGWFEHYRRLSKDYEFNPDTSKTMIQLAMIRIMVARVV